A genome region from Trichoderma asperellum chromosome 7, complete sequence includes the following:
- a CDS encoding uncharacterized protein (EggNog:ENOG41) encodes MAAAQSKNQEILDIAKSLKGTPWCEEYERMISGMLYNPLHPTLLEGRHKARCAAYKFNNLDPNAYDFEQVAEVRTKLLGEMLGSVGEGTYIETPFSPDYGCNIIIGKNCFMNFGFTVLDTSLVIIGDRVQMGPNVHIYTAGHETSVLSRIKFVEFGHPIKIEDDCWIGGNVIILPGVTIGRGCTVGAGAVVTKSLPPYSVALGAPAKVVKTIASVEEELADPKNPFRDMPDRV; translated from the exons ATGGCAGCCGCACAGAGCAAGAACCAGGAGATCCTGGATATCGCCAAGTCCCTCAAAGGGACGCCCTGGTGCGAGGAGTATGAGCGCATGATATCAGGCATGCT GTATAACCCTTTACACCCGACTTTGTTGGAAGGACGCCACAAGGCTCGCTGCGCTGCCTATAAGTTCAACAATTTAGACCCAAATGCCTATGACTTCGAGCAAGTTGCCGAAGTTAGAACGAAGCTGCTGGGGGAAATGCTGGGCAGCGTGGGAGAGGGAACATACATTGAAACCCCTTTCTCCCCAGACTATGGTTGCAACATCATCATTGGCAAGAACTGTTTCATGAATTTCGG ATTCACTGTTCTCGACACTAGCCTGGTCATCATTGGCGATCGTGTGCAGATGGGACCTAATGTTCACATCTACACTGCTGGCCATGAGACCAGCGTTTTATCGCGCATCAAGTTCGTTGAGTTTGGCCACCCTATCAAAATTGAAGATGACTGCTGGATCGGTGGGAACGTTATAATCTTGCCTGGGGTCACCATTGGTCGCGGCTGTACGGTTGGGGCTGGTGCTGTCGTCACAAAGTCCCTCCCGCCTTACTCAGTCGCCCTTGGAGCACCGGCAAAGGTTGTCAAGACAATTGCCTCCGTTGAGGAAGAGCTTGCCGACCCCAAAAATCCATTTCGAGACATGCC